Below is a genomic region from Ammonifex degensii KC4.
AAGGATGACCTCGCGGATAGAGGGGGAATTGGTGAGCAGCATGACCAGGCGGTCGATTCCGATGCCCAATCCTCCTGCCGGCGGCATGCCGTATTCCAACGCCACCAGGAAGTCTTCGTCGAACATGTGGGCCTCCTCGTCCCCCGCCCTTCGCCTCTCCAGCTGCTGCAAAAACCTTTCCCGCTGGTCCAGCGGGTCGTTGAGCTCGGAGAAGGCGTTGGCGATTTCCCTTCCCCCGATGAAGAGTTCGAAACGGTAGGTAAGCCGGGGGTCTTCCTTCTTGCGCTTGGCCAGAGGAGAGATGTCCACCGGGTAATCGAGGACGAAGGTGGGGTTAATGAGCTCCGGCTCTACAAGTTCCTCGAACACCTCGTTGACGATCTCCCCCCACAACGTCTTCCCTTTGAGCTCCACCCCCAGCCTTTCAGCTGCTTCCCTGGCCTCGTCCGCTTCAAGAGAAGCAAAATCGATCCCGGTCTTCTGCCGGACTGCCTCCAGGAGGGAAATCCGCCGCCACGGGGGAGAAAGATCTATCTCCGCCTCCCCATACTTTATCTGCCAGGTTCCCAGGACCTCTTTTGCCACCCAGGTGATGAGTTCCTCGGTAAGCTTTAACATGTCCTGGTAGTCGGCGTAGGCCTGGTAAAGCTCCAGCATGGTGAACTCCGGGTTGTGCCTGGTCGAAATCCCTTCGTTGCGGAAGTTACGGTTGATCTCGTAAACCTTTTCAAACCCGCCCACCAGCAGCCGCTTGAGGTAAAGCTCCGGGGCTATGCGGAGGTAAAGCTGCATCTCCAGGGCGTTGTGGTAGGTAATGAAGGGGCGCGCCGCCGCTCCTCCTGGCACCGGTTGCATCATGGGCGTTTCCACTTCTAGAAAGCCGCGCTCGTCCAGGAAGCGCCTGATGGCCCGGATTATCTGGCTGCGCAGGATAAATATCCTCTTCACTTCCGGGTTAACGATGAGATCGAGGTAGCGCTGGCGGTAGCGCAGGTCTACGTCCTTTAGTCCATGCCACTTCTCCGGCAGCGGGCGCAGGCTCTTGGCCAGAAGCTCAAAACGCGCCACCGCTATAGTTATCTCGCCGGTGCGCGTCTTAAAAACGCTCCCTTTCACCCCGATGATGTCGCCCAGGTCCAGTTTCTTGAAGATTTCGTAAGCCTCCGGACCTACGGCGTCCTGGCGTACCATTATCTGGATGCGCCCGGAGAAGTCCTGGAGGTCGGCAAAAGTCACCTTGCCGTGGCTGCGCCGGGCCATAATACGCCCGGCCAGGCTCACCTCCTGGCCCTCAAGCTCGGAAAAACGTTCGCGCACCTCCTCCGCCAGGTGGGTGCGCTCATAACGACCGCCGTAGGGTTCTATTCCTTGAGCTTTAAGCTCCTCCAGTTTCTCGTATCTTACTCGGATGAGGTCGTTAAGTTCGGGCAAAATCTCCGGCATAGTGCTTTACTCCCTCGCAATGTCCAAGATTTGAAAGCTCAACTTGCCGGCGGGCACATCCACATCCACTGTGTCTCCCTTCTTCTTTCCTAATAAGGCCCGTCCCACCGGCGATTCGTAAGAGATGCGATGGGCCGCAGGATCGGCCTCCTCCGAGCCCACAATGGTATATTCGTACTCCGCCCCGTCCGCCAGATCCTTCAACCGGACCGTGGAACCAATTGTCACTTCCTCCGTCCCTATTTCTTCCTGATCTATTACCCGCGCGTGGCGGAGTATCTTTTCCAGGGTAATAATGCGCCCCTCTACGAAGGCCTGCTCGTTCTTGGCGTCCTCGTACTCTGCGTTCTCCGAAATGTCGCCGAAAGCCAGGGCCTGCTTTATTCGCTCGGCTACCTCCCGCCGGCGCACCGACTTCAAAAGCTCGAGCTCTTCCTCCAAGCGACGCAGGCCTTCAGGGGTAAGCACGATTTCCTTTTCCTTCATAGGCTCTCCTCTCCTTGCTTTTAGACCTTAAGGCCTAACCGGCCTTACGCTTCTGCCGGGCAGCCTCTTTGACCCTTTCTATGTCTTCTGGTGTTAAGGCCCGCTCGAAGCTCCGGAAGCCCGCCAGCTTGAAGCCGTGCTTGCGGGCCAACCGGTCTATCTCTTCTACCTGCTCGACGGTCAGTTCCCGGCCCAGGGTATAAGACTCGTAACGCCTTTCCAGGGCCAGGATCATAGTTTCGGCCATACAGGCATAGGCCGTCCGGGGAGGAAAACCGAAGTTGAAGTTAAAGTTGACCTCCCCCGGTACTTCTACCACCCCTCCCTCGATCACCAGCACGTCGGGGCGTTCCACAGCCACCCGGCGGGAAACATCTCGGGGACGAGCCACATCGCACACCACCGCGCCGGGCTTTAAGTCCTCCGGCTCGATGATGGCCTCTACCGCGCTGGTAACCGTTAGGACCACGTCGGCACGCCTCAAGGCCCCCTTGAGATCATCGGTTATTTTAACCGCTAAGCCCGTACGGTGCTTTATCCTTTCAGCCAAATTGCGGAGCCTTTCCAGGTTGCGCCCCACCAGGGTCAAGTCCTGGGCCTCCCGGGCCAAAAGTTCGGCGCACACGCTACCTATGGCCCCCGTGGCCCCTACCACCACTACAGCCGCCTCCTCCAGTTGGTAGCCTATGAGCTTGGCCGCTTCCTTGGTAGCCTCCACCGCCGTGGCCACCGTGTAGCTGTTACCCGTGGTGACGGGGATGTTAAGCTGCCGGGCTATAGTATAACCGGCGTCCCCCACCACCTTGGTGAATGCCCCCAAGCCCAAAATCTTGGCCCCCAGCTTCTCCGCCAGCTTCCCTGTCTGCACTATTTTCTCCAGGACGTACTCTTGAGGCAGGCTCATGATCTGGCGGGCCGTAAGGGGGCAAGAAACAAACCAGCCCTCCGCTTCCGCATAGGGAGAACGGACTCCCGTGATGTGGGAAACCTTAACGGGGGGCAAAAGCAAAAGCATCCTTTCTACCCAGCGGTCCGGGAGGAAGCGGACAAAGGAAAACTTCCTGGCCACGTCACTAGCGTCCAGCGGATGAATTACAAAAGCAAAGCGCTCCACTTTCCGCCTGCTGCCACCCAGGTTGGGTGACACCAGGCGCTCGCCTCCTTTCAAAGCTTAAAGAGACTTTGGTATCTTTCCGGCTGCTCGCTTAATATAGCATATTAGCAAAAAGCCCCGCCCCTGACAAGAAGACTAACGAAGGCGGGGATAGGTGCGGTCCAGGTCCACCACCACTACTTCCACCCCGATCTTTTTCACGGCTTCCCAGGGAATTACCAGTTCTTGGCGGTCAAACCACAAGGTGAAAAAGTTCTGGCGCTGGGGAAGGATGATACTCTGCAGCTGCCCGGTCTCAGCGTCGAAGCAGATGTCCGTTTCCCCGATCACTCCCAGCCGAGCCCCGTCGTGCAGGTTCACCACTTCCTTTCCCACCAACTCCCCCAAGCGCATATTTCTCACCTCCGCAAGCGGCGGTAAAGTTCCAGCAGCCAGGGCTGAAGCAGGGCGAAAGTCAAGGCTATGGCCGCCAGCGGCTCAAAGGTTATTCCCCTCCAGGATACCCGTGAGGGTAAGTTTACCCCCAAGAAGTCCAGGAGTAGGGAGAGAGCCAGGTACACCCCTCCTGCCACCCCTACCAGGTTGAGGACAGCCCTGGCCAGGGGCGAAAGGCGGGGGCGGCCGCCGAACTCCTCCAGCGCTATCTGCCGCGTCCGCAGCCGCAAAGAGAAGAAGAGGGCCAAACCGAGCAGGAGCCAGAAGCTGAGCAATTTTGTCCACCCCTCGCTTTCATCTTTACGAGGGGGGATAGAGAGATATTACCTACCGGTGTGCCCGAAGCCCCCTTCTCCTCTAACGGTCGAATCGAGCTCCTCTACCTCCCGCCAAACCACCCGGGCCACCGGCAATACCACCAGTTGGGCTATGCGGTCCCCCCGGTGGCAGGTCCAGGGCTTGTCCCCCAGATTTATGAGGATAACCTTTATCTCTCCCCGGTAGTCAGCGTCTATAGTGCCCGGGGAATTCAGCAGGGTGACACCGTGCTGCAAGGCCAGGCCGCTACGGGGTCTAACTTCGGCTAGGTAGCCTTCCGGCAGGGCCAAAGAGATACCGGTAGGTATGAGCTCCCACTTCCCCGGTAGGAGGGTTATGGAAGCGGCGCAGGCGGCGTAAAGGTCTAGTCCGGCGGAGAAAGGGGTGGCGTAAGCGGGCAAAGGGAGATCGGCGGCGTGGGGTAGCCGGCGGATGGGGATTATTACTTCCTGCAATCTTACCACTCCTCTAATATCTTTTTCCAGGAGGCGCCGTCTTCCCAGTTTCCTAAGGTAGTGAGAACCAGCCCGGAAGGATGGAAGAAGCGCCGGGCCAGAGCCTGCACCTGCTCCAGAGTGACCGCCGTTATCCGCTCGGCCACCTCCTCGGGAGACAGCACCCTACCCAGGTAAAGCCAAGATTTCCCAAGCCGGCTCATGCGCGTGGTTACGCTCTCTAGGCTCAAAAGGAAGCTTCCTTTGAGCTGGTTCTTGGCCCGTTCCACCTCTTCCGGAGAAAGATCGCTCCGGCACACCTTTTTGAGCTCTTCTACGATGGCTTGTAAGGCGCGAGGCACATTCTCGGCCGCCAGGCCGGCGTAGATACAGAAAAGTCCCGTATCCCGGTAAGCACTGTGGTAGGAGTAGACTGAGTAGACCAGTCCGCCCTCCTCCCTTACCTTCTGGAAGAGGCGCGAACTCATCCCCCCTCCTAGGAGGGTATTCAGCACCTGGAAGGTGTAGATATCGTCGTCCCCCATCGCCAGGCCGGGAGTGCCTAGGCAAAGGTGGACCTGCTCGGTGGAGCGGAGGAAGAAGTTGCTGCCGAACCAGGGGCGTGGCTGGTCTCCTGGAGAACGGCTCTCCTCTTTCACCGCGGCAAAGCGGGGGGCGAGCAGGTCTACCGCCCGCTCGTGGGTCACGTTCCCGGCCACCGCTACCACCATGCGCCCCCGGAGGTAGTGCCGCTCGTAGTAGCGGAAGATCTCTTCCGAGGTGAGGTTTTTCACCGTCTCTTCCGTGCCGATAACCGGACGCCCCAAGGGATGGTCCTTCCACAGGGTGGCGCTGAAGAGGTCGTGCACCAGCTCGTCGGGAGTATCTTCGTACATTCTTATCTCTTCCAGAATAACGTTCTTTTCCCTCTCCAGGTCCTGGGGGTCGAAGCGGGCATGGAAGACGAGGTCGGTCAAGACGTCGGCCGCCAGCTCGAAGTACTCGTCTAGCACGCGGGCATAATAGCAGGTGTACTCCTTGGCGGTGAAGGCGTTGATCTGTCCACCGACCGATTCCAGTTCTTCGGCTATCTGCCGGGCAGAGCGGTTCTTGGTGCCCTTGAAAAGAGCGTGCTCGATGAAGTGGGAGATGCCATTTTGGTTAGCCTCCTCATCCCGCGAGCCCGCTGCCACCCAGATGCCCAGGGCTACCGAACGCACGTGCGGGATTTCCTCAGTGAGAATGGTTACTCCGTTACCCAGATCTGTTACCTTTACCAAAAAGTGTGCCTCCTTCCCCTTTCGGTTCGATCGATACTTTTTCTACCTGGGTCTTATTTTCCCCTGCCGCCGGCGGATTGCTCGGCGTAGAAGCGGTACACTCCCCGGGCCAGAGCCCAGGCCACTTTTCGCTGGTAGGCAGGGTCTGACAAGAGCTTGCGCTCCTGTGGGTTAGAAATGAACCCTACCTCCACCAGCACCGCCACCGTAGGGTTTTCCCGCAGTACGTAATACTGGTTCCCCGACAGGCAAAAACAGCGGCGGGAGACCGTACGCCTGATTTCCTCCGCCAGCAAAACCGCCAGTTCCCGGCTGCCAGCACGGGAGGAATAATAAGCATAAACCCCTTGCCGGGAGGAGTCCGGGGAGCTGTTGACGTGCAAACTAAGGTAAGCATCGGCTCGAACCCGCCGGGTAAGCTCCATACGCTCTTTAAGATCATAGCGCTTGCGCGCGGAAAGGGAAAGGATATCGGGTGGGGCCAGATCCCGGTCTTCGGTGCGAGTCATCACCACCTCTGCCCCTTCCGCCTCCAGAAAGGCGGCCAGCATTTTACCCATGCTCAGCACCAGGTCTTTCTCCAGAATCTTCGCCTGGTAGTGCGCTCCCGGGTCCACCCCGCCGTGGCCGGGATCCACCACGATGACCTTGCCCACCAGGGCTACCGGGTAAAGCCAGCTCGCCGTCTGACAGAAGGGGCCTTCTCCCCCACCCCGCAGCAAAAGGAGCAGGAGTAAAAAGAGCAGAAGCCTACTTCTCGGCCTCCGCCGCATGCTCCAGCAATTCCTCCACCGTTACGAACCGGTATCCTCTGGCACGGAGCTCCTCTATTATGTAGGGAAGAGCCTCGGCAGTGGGGGCTGTGGGGTGAAGGAGCACTATGGCGCCGTTGTGTGCCTTTCCTACCACTGTCTGGCTTATCACCGCCGCCGGAGGGTTCTTCCAATCAACCGGGTCGATGCTCCATAAGATAACCCGGTACCCCGCGCGGGAAGCCGCTTCTAAAACTGCGGCCCCGCGCTCGCCGTAGGGGGGAGCGAAGAGGTGTGTCTCCTTCCCGGTGACCTCCTTTATGACTTCCGCCGCTCGCCTGATCTCGCGCAGGTTTCCCTCCACCGAGAGTTGGTCGGGATGGCGGTGGGCATAACCGTGGTTTCCCACCGCGAAGTAGTGGGCTATTTCCCGCGCCAGCTCCGGATGCCTTTCTACCCACTCTCCTCCCAGAAAAAAGGTGGCCTTCACCTGCCGCTCTTTAAGAATTTGCATGATCCGGGGGAGGTGCTCCTCTCCCCAGTAGACATTGAAGGTGAGGGCTATCTCCCTTCGGGAACTCGGCCCGTGGTAGACAGGCCCGGCGGCAGAAGTCTCCAGAACCGAGTCGTCTAAAGCCAGCCACCGGCCGAAAAGCAGGGGCAGGCTTAGGAGCAGAAGCCAAAGGAAAAGGCGCACGCGGGGACGGGACGGGCAGAAAAAGAAAAAGGCCAAGCGGGACAACCCCCTTTTTAAAAGCGAAATCCCCGTTACTTGACTTCCGGGGATTCTCAAGGAAATTCCTCAGTATTGAAATCCTATGAAGCACTACTTAGGAGAAGAACGGTGTCTTGTCCGCGGCGAAGAAGCTCTCTCTATCCTCTTTCCTCCCTTTTCCGCCAGCATGCGCAGAGCCTCTTTCTGCGAAAGCCTCAGCCGGCCCTGGCTGTCGTAGCCTATTACTTTGACCAGTACTTGATCTCCTTCCTTCACCACTTCTTCTATCCGCTTGCCTTTGAGCGGGGCCATCTGGGATATGTGCACCAAGCCCTCTTTGCCCGGCAGTCCGAGCACACCGGGGATAATCTCCACGAAGCAGCCAAAGTCGGTCACCCGCGTAACCCGGCCCAGGTAGACCTGGCCCACCGCCACTTCGGCGGTGAGGTTCTTGATGATCTCCAGGGCCTGCTGCCCGGCACTCTCCGAAGGAGCGGTGATGTAGATGCGCCCGTCGTCCTCCACGTCTATCTCCACGCCGGTGAGCTCTATTATCTTCCGGATGGTTTTGCCGCCGGGACCGATGACATCCCGGATCTTGTCCGGGTTAATGACCAGCGAGAGCACGCGGGGAGCATAAGGCGAAAGCTCCGGACGGGGTGCCGGGAGGGCACGGCGCATAACTTCCAAGATGTAGAGCCGCGCTTCCCGCGCCTGGGCCAGGGCCGTCGCCAGTATCTCCTTGGTTACGCCGGCGATCTTGATGTCCATTTGCAGGGCGGTAATCCCGGCCTCCGTCCCCGCTACTTTGAAGTCCATGTCGCCCAGATGGTCCTCCAAGCCCTGGATATCGGTCAGGACTATAAACTCGTCCTCTTCCTTGATAAGCCCCATGGCTATTCCCGCCACCGGTGCCTTAATGGGTACACCAGCATCCATCAGGGCCAGGGAACTGGCGCATACGCTGGCCATGGAGGTGGAGCCGTTAGACTCCAGTACTTCAGACACCACCCTTATGGTGTAGGGGAAAGCGTCCTCGTCAGGAATGACCGCCTCCAGGGCCCTCTCCACCAGTGCCCCGTGACCGATCTCCCGCCGACCCGGAGAGCGGATGGGACGCACCTCACCCGTGCTGAAGGGCGGGAAGTTGTAGTGGTGCATGAAGCGTTTGCTCTCTTCGAGATCGAGATCGTCCAGGATCTGTTCGTCTCCCACCGCCCCCAGGGTCACCACCGACAGGACCTGGGTCTGTCCCCGAGTAAAGAGGGCCGAGCCGTGGGTGCGAGGAAGAAGCCCCACTTCGACCGAGAGGGGCCTTATATCCTTGAAACCGCGCCCGTCGGCCCGGATCCGCTCCTTAGCTATGAGTTCGCGTACCACCCGGCGCTCTATCTCGGCGATAAGCTCTTTTATGGTGGCCTCTTCCTCCGGATACTGCTCCAGCAGTTTAGCCACCAGTTCGTTTTTCAGGTTTTCGGTGTGGCTTTCCCGCGCCTTCTTGTCCAAACGGGCAGAGGCGTACCAGCGGTAGGCCTCCCGCAAAGCCGGCTCGGCCACCGCCTTCACGGCCTCCCTCAGCTCTTCCGGTGGCTCCGGGAATTCGAACTCCTTCTTGGGAGAAGCTAGGCCGAGGGCTAAAGCCTCCTCCCGCAAAGTTTCGATGAAGGCGGCTATCTCTTTTACCGTCTGATGCCCGAACTCTATGGCCTCCACTACCTTATCTTCGGGCACTTCTCTAGCCCCGCATTCCACCATGACCACTGCTTCCTTGGTACCCGCCACCACCAGGTGCAGGAGGCTCTTTTCCTCCTGTTCCACCGTGGGGTTGAGCACCAGCTCCCCGTCCACCAGTCCCACAATCACCCCGCCGATGGGACCGGCAAAGGGAATCTCGGAAAGGGTAAGGGCGGCGGAAGCTCCGATCATGGCGGTGATCTCCGGAGCACAGTTCTGGTCCACCGAAAGGATGGTAGCTACCACGTGCACGTCGTTGCGCATCTTTTTAGGAAAGAGGGGACGAATGGAGCGGTCGATGAGGCGTGCCGACAAAACCGCTTTCTCCCCCGGCTTTCCTTCCCGTCTTAAAAACCCCCCGGGGATCTTACCCACGGCGTAATGCCTCTCTTCGTAGTCAACCAGCAGGGGGAAGAAGTCGATGCCCTCCCGCGGCTCTGGCGCCATGGTAGCCGTAACCAAGACCACCGTATCCCCGTACTTTGCCAGCACGGCACTGGAGGCTTGGCGCGCTACCCGCCCCACCTCCAGAACCAGGGGCCTGCCGGCCAGAATCATCTCTTTCCGCAAAATTTTTTGCTCTTCCACTGCTTTATCACCACCTTTCCAGGCTTTAATGCTTTAAATCTTTCAAAAAAGAAGGGGGCCGAGATCCCGTTGTCTACTTCCTCAGCCCCAGGCGATTGAGCAAGCGCTGGTAACGGTCGAAGTCGGTCTTCCGCAGGTAGTTGAGAAGTGCCCGCCGTTGGCCCACCAATTTGAGCAGGCCTCGCCGCGAGTGAAAGTCTTTGCGGTGCACTTTAAGGTGCTCGCTCAAGATTTTGATGCGCTCGGTCAAAAGAGCAATCTGAACCTCCGGAGAACCGGTGTCGTTCTCGTGAATCCGGAAAGCCTCGATAATCTCTCTTTTCCTCTCCGCCGTTAAGGCCAAAACCTCCACCTCCTACCTCAATTGCCGCCAGCCCCGCAGGACGTTTACTCGTCTTGCCGCGCCGACGGTTCATTTCGTTTTTCATTGTACTCTAACACCCGTCACCCAAGCAAGCGAGGCGTATCTTTTCCCATTTGGGCGATCATTTCCCGCGCGCGGGCCACATCCTGCTGAATCTGAGCCACGAGTTCCTCCGGAGAACGGAAACGCCTCTCCTCCCGCAGGCGGCGCAGGAAACTCACCTCCATTTTAAGACCGTAAAGTTCTCCCTGGAAATCGAAGAGAAAGACCTCCACCCGCGGCTGCTCCCTTCCCCCGAAGGTGGGCAAGACTCCCACGTTGGCCACTCCGTACCAGTTCCTCTCCAGCACCCGGGCACGAACCAGATAGACCCCGCAGGCAGGGAGCAAAATCCCTTTTTCCAGCTCCAGGTTGGCGGTGGGAAAACCCAGCGCTCTTCCCCGGCCGTCCCCGGCCACCACCGTACCCATGTAAAGGGGGTAGTAGCCCAAGTAGCGCCGGGCTTCCTCCACTTCTCCCTTCTCCAGCAGGTGACGTATGAGCGTGGAGGATACCGGCAGGCCGTTCACCACCACCTGAGGGATGACCTCCACCTTGAAGCCGTACCGTTCTCCCAGGGAAGCGAGCAGGGCCGGGTTGCCCTTGCCTCCCCGGCCGAAGGTGTGGTTGTACCCCACGAAGACCGCCTTCACCCCCATCTCTTTTACCAGCACCTCGGCCACGAATTCCTCAGGTTGAAGAGAAGCAAACTCGCGGGTAAAAGGGAGGATGAAGAGCACCTTTACACCTAGTTCGGCCAGAAAGCGCTTTTTAAGCTCACTGGAAAGGAGCAAGGGAGGAGCTTTTTGCGGATTTAGCACCATAGCAGGGTGGGGCTCGAAAGTGAGCACCGCCGGAATTCCCCCCGTGGCCGCCGCCCAGGCTACCAGTCGCTCGATTAGCTTGCGGTGTCCCAAGTGTACCCCATCGAAATTGCCCAAGCCCACCCCTAGGAAAGGGAAGCGTTCTTTGGCCCGGTGCCAGTCCCGAACTATCTCCAAAAAAGATCTCCCCCTCCTGCTGGAAGCGCTTTGTCATAATACCCATACCGGTCGCAAAACCTTCTGGCCGGAGGGAAGGGATTCGGCCAGAGCCAGGGCCAGAAGTTCTCCTGCACCCATGACTCGCACGTGGGTCCCTTCCGAAGGCCACTTTCCGGCAAGACAATGAGCTGGAGAAAGAAATCCTCCGTTCTTGATCCTCTTAGCCCCTTCTTCTCCCACCTCTATCGCCGGCAGGTGTCCTAGAGCCTCCGCCAGGGGAATCAGAGCTTTGGCAAGTTTCCCTTCTTCCTTCAGCCTGGCCAGTT
It encodes:
- the lysS gene encoding lysine--tRNA ligase, with protein sequence MPEILPELNDLIRVRYEKLEELKAQGIEPYGGRYERTHLAEEVRERFSELEGQEVSLAGRIMARRSHGKVTFADLQDFSGRIQIMVRQDAVGPEAYEIFKKLDLGDIIGVKGSVFKTRTGEITIAVARFELLAKSLRPLPEKWHGLKDVDLRYRQRYLDLIVNPEVKRIFILRSQIIRAIRRFLDERGFLEVETPMMQPVPGGAAARPFITYHNALEMQLYLRIAPELYLKRLLVGGFEKVYEINRNFRNEGISTRHNPEFTMLELYQAYADYQDMLKLTEELITWVAKEVLGTWQIKYGEAEIDLSPPWRRISLLEAVRQKTGIDFASLEADEAREAAERLGVELKGKTLWGEIVNEVFEELVEPELINPTFVLDYPVDISPLAKRKKEDPRLTYRFELFIGGREIANAFSELNDPLDQRERFLQQLERRRAGDEEAHMFDEDFLVALEYGMPPAGGLGIGIDRLVMLLTNSPSIREVILFPLHRPRD
- the greA gene encoding transcription elongation factor GreA, translating into MKEKEIVLTPEGLRRLEEELELLKSVRRREVAERIKQALAFGDISENAEYEDAKNEQAFVEGRIITLEKILRHARVIDQEEIGTEEVTIGSTVRLKDLADGAEYEYTIVGSEEADPAAHRISYESPVGRALLGKKKGDTVDVDVPAGKLSFQILDIARE
- a CDS encoding NAD(P)H-binding protein → MERFAFVIHPLDASDVARKFSFVRFLPDRWVERMLLLLPPVKVSHITGVRSPYAEAEGWFVSCPLTARQIMSLPQEYVLEKIVQTGKLAEKLGAKILGLGAFTKVVGDAGYTIARQLNIPVTTGNSYTVATAVEATKEAAKLIGYQLEEAAVVVVGATGAIGSVCAELLAREAQDLTLVGRNLERLRNLAERIKHRTGLAVKITDDLKGALRRADVVLTVTSAVEAIIEPEDLKPGAVVCDVARPRDVSRRVAVERPDVLVIEGGVVEVPGEVNFNFNFGFPPRTAYACMAETMILALERRYESYTLGRELTVEQVEEIDRLARKHGFKLAGFRSFERALTPEDIERVKEAARQKRKAG
- a CDS encoding YlmC/YmxH family sporulation protein, with protein sequence MRLGELVGKEVVNLHDGARLGVIGETDICFDAETGQLQSIILPQRQNFFTLWFDRQELVIPWEAVKKIGVEVVVVDLDRTYPRLR
- the dut gene encoding dUTP diphosphatase; translation: MQEVIIPIRRLPHAADLPLPAYATPFSAGLDLYAACAASITLLPGKWELIPTGISLALPEGYLAEVRPRSGLALQHGVTLLNSPGTIDADYRGEIKVILINLGDKPWTCHRGDRIAQLVVLPVARVVWREVEELDSTVRGEGGFGHTGR
- a CDS encoding M16 family metallopeptidase; the protein is MVKVTDLGNGVTILTEEIPHVRSVALGIWVAAGSRDEEANQNGISHFIEHALFKGTKNRSARQIAEELESVGGQINAFTAKEYTCYYARVLDEYFELAADVLTDLVFHARFDPQDLEREKNVILEEIRMYEDTPDELVHDLFSATLWKDHPLGRPVIGTEETVKNLTSEEIFRYYERHYLRGRMVVAVAGNVTHERAVDLLAPRFAAVKEESRSPGDQPRPWFGSNFFLRSTEQVHLCLGTPGLAMGDDDIYTFQVLNTLLGGGMSSRLFQKVREEGGLVYSVYSYHSAYRDTGLFCIYAGLAAENVPRALQAIVEELKKVCRSDLSPEEVERAKNQLKGSFLLSLESVTTRMSRLGKSWLYLGRVLSPEEVAERITAVTLEQVQALARRFFHPSGLVLTTLGNWEDGASWKKILEEW
- a CDS encoding N-acetylmuramoyl-L-alanine amidase — its product is MRRRPRSRLLLFLLLLLLLRGGGEGPFCQTASWLYPVALVGKVIVVDPGHGGVDPGAHYQAKILEKDLVLSMGKMLAAFLEAEGAEVVMTRTEDRDLAPPDILSLSARKRYDLKERMELTRRVRADAYLSLHVNSSPDSSRQGVYAYYSSRAGSRELAVLLAEEIRRTVSRRCFCLSGNQYYVLRENPTVAVLVEVGFISNPQERKLLSDPAYQRKVAWALARGVYRFYAEQSAGGRGK
- a CDS encoding polysaccharide deacetylase family protein, which translates into the protein MAFFFFCPSRPRVRLFLWLLLLSLPLLFGRWLALDDSVLETSAAGPVYHGPSSRREIALTFNVYWGEEHLPRIMQILKERQVKATFFLGGEWVERHPELAREIAHYFAVGNHGYAHRHPDQLSVEGNLREIRRAAEVIKEVTGKETHLFAPPYGERGAAVLEAASRAGYRVILWSIDPVDWKNPPAAVISQTVVGKAHNGAIVLLHPTAPTAEALPYIIEELRARGYRFVTVEELLEHAAEAEK
- a CDS encoding polyribonucleotide nucleotidyltransferase encodes the protein MEEQKILRKEMILAGRPLVLEVGRVARQASSAVLAKYGDTVVLVTATMAPEPREGIDFFPLLVDYEERHYAVGKIPGGFLRREGKPGEKAVLSARLIDRSIRPLFPKKMRNDVHVVATILSVDQNCAPEITAMIGASAALTLSEIPFAGPIGGVIVGLVDGELVLNPTVEQEEKSLLHLVVAGTKEAVVMVECGAREVPEDKVVEAIEFGHQTVKEIAAFIETLREEALALGLASPKKEFEFPEPPEELREAVKAVAEPALREAYRWYASARLDKKARESHTENLKNELVAKLLEQYPEEEATIKELIAEIERRVVRELIAKERIRADGRGFKDIRPLSVEVGLLPRTHGSALFTRGQTQVLSVVTLGAVGDEQILDDLDLEESKRFMHHYNFPPFSTGEVRPIRSPGRREIGHGALVERALEAVIPDEDAFPYTIRVVSEVLESNGSTSMASVCASSLALMDAGVPIKAPVAGIAMGLIKEEDEFIVLTDIQGLEDHLGDMDFKVAGTEAGITALQMDIKIAGVTKEILATALAQAREARLYILEVMRRALPAPRPELSPYAPRVLSLVINPDKIRDVIGPGGKTIRKIIELTGVEIDVEDDGRIYITAPSESAGQQALEIIKNLTAEVAVGQVYLGRVTRVTDFGCFVEIIPGVLGLPGKEGLVHISQMAPLKGKRIEEVVKEGDQVLVKVIGYDSQGRLRLSQKEALRMLAEKGGKRIERASSPRTRHRSSPK
- the rpsO gene encoding 30S ribosomal protein S15, whose translation is MALTAERKREIIEAFRIHENDTGSPEVQIALLTERIKILSEHLKVHRKDFHSRRGLLKLVGQRRALLNYLRKTDFDRYQRLLNRLGLRK
- a CDS encoding bifunctional riboflavin kinase/FAD synthetase, whose product is MEIVRDWHRAKERFPFLGVGLGNFDGVHLGHRKLIERLVAWAAATGGIPAVLTFEPHPAMVLNPQKAPPLLLSSELKKRFLAELGVKVLFILPFTREFASLQPEEFVAEVLVKEMGVKAVFVGYNHTFGRGGKGNPALLASLGERYGFKVEVIPQVVVNGLPVSSTLIRHLLEKGEVEEARRYLGYYPLYMGTVVAGDGRGRALGFPTANLELEKGILLPACGVYLVRARVLERNWYGVANVGVLPTFGGREQPRVEVFLFDFQGELYGLKMEVSFLRRLREERRFRSPEELVAQIQQDVARAREMIAQMGKDTPRLLG